CATCGAATATCCCGGTGGCAACTTGGGAGGGCATGTGCGCTTGTTCGACATACAAGGCAGGCTGCGACGCGAACTGCCACTGCCAGCATCCGGCGGCTTGTTGGAGATTTCGGTCAGCGACATGCCAAACGGTCTTTATGTGGCGCAATGGCTATGCAACGGGCAAACGGGCTATACAAAAGTAATCATTTCCCATTGAGACTCATTTTTTAACGCGGAGATGCCGGGGTGCCCGCAGCATCTCCGCACATCTTTATTGACATGGCAAAGTACAAATTTTTGGTTGTGTTCCAACTGTTGACAATCTCTGTAGTATATGGACAGAGCGGCACTTTCAATATGGCCATTTCATTGCCCTACCCGAGGAGCAATTTTGAACAATTCATTGTAATCGAAGATACGCTGATTGGCTATGGCACATGCTTCAACAACGACACCGAGTGGAAACAAGGGGTTTTTGTTGCCAAACTCGATTCGTCGGGCAATATCCTAAAACACAATTTCATATTAGACGCCCAGGGTGACCTGCTGGCCACAGATAAGGCTTGGGGAAATATAATACATACAGCAGATGGTGGCTATGCCGCAATTGCGGCGACAGTGGGCAGGAAAAGCGCATTTTTAATAAAACTGGACCATGAACTTCAAGTAGAATTCATCAAAGAATACCCCGATACGGTGAACCTGAGCAATTATTTTTACAAACTGCTCGAAACGCCGGGAGGCTATCTGCTTTACGGTTCTATCCAGCGTCCCGATTATTACGGTGATGGATTTATCCACTATGTGGATAAACTGGGGGAGACGATCTGGTTTAAGTATGTAGATCATACAGATTATTCCAATGGAGTAGTTTCATTACAAAGACTAAGCGATAGTCTTTATATTTATGGAATGGTAAATGGCGTTACTCCTTCAAGTTCCAATTCTTCCCTTCACTTAATAGATATTAACGGGGATATTCTTAAGTCTTGGATTACACCGCCCGAACCTGAAATAGGGTATTTGCGTAAAATAATACCACTCCCCAATGACGATATATTGATTTATGGATTAATGGTGGTCGAGACAATAAACAATAGCAAGCGGGTACAACCTACTTTGTCTAAATTGGATTCATCCTTTCAGACTAAATGGATCAGCCATTTCGGGCACATTGGAAGTTTAAACGCCTCTGTGATGCTTTGGGATTTCGCCCCTACCAGCGACGGCCACTACATTGGCGCGGGCGAAACATTAGTGAAAGAGGGCAATGACCCGACCCGCCGCGTAGGCTGGCTTTACAAATTCTCGACGGACGGCGACAGCATCTGGGAGCGGAAAATCAATGCGCCTTTTCTGCCGCTTTACTTTACCAACAGCGGCTTTTTTGCGGGGGTAGGCGTACTTAGCAGCGGCAACATCATTGCAGGCGGCTCTACCAATGAGGGCAACACACAATACTGCTGGTTGGTGAAAGTGACCAATGACGGGTGTCTTGATACGTTATTTTGTCAGCCAGTTTCGACTGTTGTCCAACCCGACAACAAACCTTTTCAGGTGGATATTTATCCTGTTCCCGCTTCCTCTTATTTCAATATCCAGTCTCCGGTAGAAATAAGACAAGTTACGGTTTTAGATGCTTGGGGAAAATTGGTTCTGAAGCGTCAAAACGTTGGAACGTTTGCAAGGATTGACTTGCCGACTTCTTTACCAACTGGGGTTTATTTCGTGGAAATACAAGATGAAGACGGAAATAGTATTCGCAAGAAGGTTTACATCAATAAATAGAACGTGTAGAACTATGCACTGCCAAACATAGCCCGTTAAGCGCGGCTACGTCGGCAGTGCTTCCGTTATGTCCAATTTAAAACAAATTTTTTCACCAAAAAGAGTAAATCATGAAAAAAGCATCTGATTTCAGTTTCTTGGGAAGGGCAAACGGTTTAATTTTTTTCACTGTATGCTACCTTATTTTACCCAATACTGGCCTTAGCCAGGTTCCAACAGTTGTCTTGAATGGCAACTCAATTACCGATTTCATACCACTTCATAGTGAGAAGTACGTTGAACCCAAACTCTTGCCAGAGGTAGACATTGCCGCTGTTCTGGCGGAAGACTTGGCAAATGGAGTTGAAATTCCACGGTTTGGCATAAAAATACCTACTTCAGTTTCAAAAAATGAAGGCGAAGCAGAGAACAACGGAGGTTTTATTATCTGGAAAAAATCGTTTACCGCTCCTGATGCAAAATCTTTAAATTTTGAGTTTACAGATTTAGAACTACCGGAGGGAGCTAAAATTTATGTTTATAATAGTATAGAAACAATGTATTCCGGCCCCATTGAGCGAAAACATGTGCATGAGGGAAAATATTCCACCGATGTAATAAGGGGCAATGAAGTAATAGTTGAGGCAGTCGTGCCGAAAGAAGCATATCCGTCATTTGCAGTCAATATTTCGAATGTAATTTACGGTTTTCAAGATATTGGCGGCTTTCAAGATAATACAGCAGAGGATAGAGCATATAATGATTCGGGGACATGCAATGTTGATGTTAACTGCCCTTCCGGTGCAGGCTGGGGAAATCAACGTGATGCAGTAGCAATGCTACTTCAAAACAATGTAGGGTTTTGTTCAGGCGCCTTGATAAATAATTCCTGCCAAGATTTTGATGCATTCCTTTTAACGGCTTTTCATTGTCTCCAAGGAGCATCAGGTTTTCTTAATTGGACTTTTAGGTTTAATTATAATAGCCCCAACCCGACAACGCCAGCATGTAGGGGTGCAGAGCCTACAACCTGGCTTACCTATTCAGGAGCAAACTTGCGTGCTTCATGGGCTACATCGGACTTTGCCCTTCTTGAATTAACAGGCTCGATTATTGGACAATCAACAACAGCCTTGGCAGGGTGGAATAGGGAAACAACAGCATCAACGAATGGAACATCGATTCATCATCCACATGGAGATGTAAAGAAAATATCAACATATAACACACCTGCAACAAGAGTTGATAATACCCCTTTAGTCCCGGGCGCACTTCATTGGCGTGTAACTTGGAATGAAGGTGTTACAGAACCAGGTTCTTCGGGCTCTCCATTGTTTGACCAAAACAGTAGAATTGTTGGGCAACTTAGTGGTGGGCCTTCTATTTGCGGTGGAGCAACATTACAAGACCTTTACGGCCGTTTTGATAATTCTTGGACAGGAGGAGGAACATCTACAACACGCCTAAGTGATTGGCTTGGAGCAAATGGGAATCCGCAGACTCTAAATGCCATTAGAGCCCCATTCATTAATGGGACAAGTCCGGTATGTACTTCTAATAAAACATTCTCTCTTACCAACCTTGATACAGGCAGAACCGTTACATGGGCAGTACTGCCTACCAATTTATTTGCAACCGGATCAGGGGCAGCCACATCCGGTTCAGGTACTACTGCAACTCTTCGAGCAGCCTCAAGTAATAGTTCAGGTTCCGCAACACTTTCGTTTACAATTGATCCGCTCTCTAATTGTAATGGTGCAATAGTTGTATCAATCCCGATATGGGTCGGTACGCCTAAAGCCACCCTTGAGGGAGATGATTATCTCTGTTTTAATTCCCCGGGGGTTGCGTCTCTTGATTTTGGATTGGGTACTACACCACTATTACAGGGAGCCTCTGTTTCTTGGTCGTTCGTTGGCCCACTTGGTCACCTTTATGGAGGCCCGGCAATTGCAAAATATAAATCATTAAGAACTGCCGGGTATGGATATATAACCGCATCGTTGACCAACTCCTGTGGCACAACACAACTTAGTTTTCCATACGAAGTTGCAGACTGTGGAGGCATTGGGAGAGGCCTATCAATTCAAACCTTCCCGAACCCGTCAAGAGGAACTACAACTATATCTGTTACAGAAGAGCCGGATGATAATAGCAGTCGCAGACCTGTTCAAGTTATTGAAGGCGAATATAAGATATACAATAAATTTGGCCGTCTTGCTATTAAAGGAAATTTAATTTCAAATGATCAGGAAATAGATACCTCTTTGCTAAGCCCGGATACATATATATTAGAAATTCAACGAGAAGGAGCCCGAGCAAGCACTAAATTAATGATAATAAAATAATTCTCAGGGTAGCTCAGCAAATGGGCTACCCTTTTTCATTTATATAAAAGCACGATTGTTATGAAATGCGGAATGCATGTATTTGTGATTTTTTTCTGTACAATTTCTATTTCATATTCTCAAAATATTTTTGATAACACTGAACTATCATTGGGCTACGCATTAAAAAGTCAGGACAGAAGGCTTTTTGAATTTCCTATGCAAACTGCAATACTTTACAATGAAGATAGTCGTATCGATTTTGAATATTCAATTTTATTGAATAAAATACTTTTTTATAACAAAAAGATAAATTTGTTATCCGGGCTTGGCTACTCCTTATCTCAAACAAATTTTAGCAGACCATTTGATCACACGTATTTTACAGGGTATATGTCTAAAGAGTTGCGTTATATTAAAAGATACCAACAACATAACATGATCTTTAATATCAACCCAAATATTGAAATCGTAAAACATAAAGATAAAAGTTTCTACATGAATGTTAACTCGTTAATTAAGTTTGCGATAAATAAAGACGTCGTTAGTGGAAGCCGTGAAATTTGGCATCATAATAAATGGAAGTTTGAAACAAGTGCTATCGAATTTAATATAGGCTTAGGTTATCAATATAAAAAAATTGGAATCAATTTAGCGTATAGAATCTTCAATATACAAAAAATTGACCCGGTCATATTCAATCAAATTCTATTTAATAGTCGAAATCCACCTTTTCTTGAAAAAAATTATGAGATAAGAAATGATAACAAATTTTGGCTTATTGTAACTTACCAAATAAGATAGAGGACATAACACCGGCTGTGCGAAAATGCCGCCTAAGCGGCGGCACATTCGCACAGCCAACCGCTAGCGGCAAACAGCATAAACCAATCGTAATCCGGCAGAAGAACACGCAGGCCGTGTAGGCCAAAAAGAAAAACGACATTGCTTCATCACACCGGAGACGAAAGTGTTTGGCCGTTTTGCCTCGCTAATCCTGTCGGGCATCCCCACTCCGGCAGGAAGCATAACGGGGTCATATCAAACACTTTCAAGAATGAAAAAGTTAATCATCATTCTGCTGTTTTGCAGCGCCATCACCTCGGGCCTTTATGCCCAGTGCGACGTGGGCATCCAAGTCCAGGCGAACCGTTTCGACATCAACGTCAAAACCCCGCAGGCCAGCTCCACCTATTCCTGGGCCACAGACAGCGGCCAGAGCGGCGGCGGCACGTCTTTTTCCATCCCGCGCAGCGCCGGCGCGCTCACGATTTTCCGCGACGGGGCGCCGGCGTCGAGAATCCCGTTTGAGGCCGAAAGCGAGTGCATGCAGGAAATCGGCGGGTTCCCGGGCACCTCGAACACCACGGGCAACGTCCGCTTCGGCTTCATGCTGGAGCAACGGGCCGGCGGCCGCTTCCTAAACGCCACCGTGTCGCACAACAACGCCCCCGCGCCCGGCCCCGACCCCTTCGGCGCTTACTACACGGTGGACTGTCGCAGGGTGGGCATCGGCTTCCGCTGCGACCCGGGCGCGTCCCTGGCGAGCAACGTGGACATCTTCGACAACAACGTCGGCATCAAGGTCGCCGGCGGCGACGGCATCCTGCTCGAAGGCCCGAACCCGGGCGCGGGGAACGTCAAGGTCAGGAACAACAGCGTCTCCCTGCACCACACCGGCGGCCGAAGCGGCATCCACCTCCTCAATTTCCGGGGCGCCGAGGTGAAAGAGGGCAACGCCGTCACCGTCAAGAACTTCTTTCACACCAAGGGCGTCTGGCTGGAAGCGTCGGCGAACAACACGCTCGACGCCAACACGGTGACCTACAACCAGCAGCCCACCTGGTCGGTCAGCGGCGTACAACTCGACAACAGCCCCGCCAACGCCGTGACCAACAACCACATCCACAACACCGGCGCGGCCCTGCTCTTCAACGGCGACTGCAGCGCGAAAAACCAGATACGCTGCAACCATTTTCACAACTCCCTGTACGGGATACACTACACCGATATGGCCCGCACGGGCAACCAGGAAAACACCAGCAACCGCTGGGAAAGCGCGGGCTACAACCCCGGCGGCGGGCTTACCGGAGCGCGGCACGACAGCCCGGACAAGGACTTTGTCCAACTGTCGCAGTACCAGACCCTTCAGGGCACGTCCACCCAATACCCCCGCACCTTCGAACTACAGCCGGGCATATTGCCGAGCGATTGGTTTACGCTGGGTGCCGACGCCCCTTGCGGGCCGACCCCGCCACAAATTATCAGCGAGGGCGAGGAAATGGCCGCAGGCACGGGCATCGCCACCGGTAACGACTTTGAGGACGGCTACAACTGGGTCAGCCGCCGACTGCTCTACCGCAAGTTGCGGGAAAACCCCGCTTTGGCGTCCTCCAGTACTGTGATACAGGATTTTTACCAGAATGCGCCCGGCACGAACGTCGGGGCTTACGACCACGTGGACGAGCGGCTGATGACGGCGGCACCCCTTTCTGCCGTCGCGGAGCAACAATTGTTGACGTACCAGACTGCCGCCGCCAACGCCGCCGCAATCATGGCTGTCAAGGAGGATGCCATCTGGAACGGCAGCCCTACGGCAGCCGAACTGCAAATATTGCTGGGCGAGTTTGCCACAGCGGCCGGCGATTACGCAGCGGCCAACGCCCAAATCAACGCCCTGCTCGCCAACTGGCGCAGCGGCCTGAGCGCAGAAATTGACGGCGCGGGCACAGAGAACGCCGGCCTCAACAGCGTCGAGACCTGGGAGAGCCGGGAAAAGACCCTCAACGCCCTGTGGCTCGGCAAAGTCCGCAACGGCCAGTGGCTAACGGGCGCAGACCTTGCCTACATCCGCGAAACGGCGGAGATGTGCCCCTGGGACGGTGGTTTCGGGGTATATAAGGCCCGGATGCTTTGGAACAGGCTGAGCGACGAAACGCTCACCCCTTCCGATTGTGCAGGCGCCTACCGCGAAGGCCCGAAACAGGCGAAGGCCGCCGGCTTCCGGCTCTACCCCAACCCCGCCCAGGAGCAGGTGGCGCTGGAACTGCCCGCAGAATGGACGCGCGACGGCGCGGCGCAGTACCGGCTTTACAACGCCCTCGGCTCGCTGGCCCACAGCGGCACGGCAGCGAAAGGCGCCGAGACGATGCTCGTTCCGCTCGCAGGACTGCCCGACGGACTGTACGTCTGCCAGGTGCTGCGCGACGGGAAGGTGCTCGGAACGGCCAAACTGTCCATCTTGAAAAATTAAACCACTTCTGTCCATGCCCCGCGCGCCGCACAGCGCGCGGGGCTTTTTATCCATCTGATATGAAAAAATGGCTCCTTTTGCTCCCGCTGACCCTGATAGGGGGCATAGATGCGCGCGCCCAACAGCACGACCGCTTTTGGATTACGGGATATTCATTGAACGGCTTGCCGCCTTACCTGTCCAACGTTATTGACTTTGTCTCCTCCCCGCCGACGGTCACGGCCACTGTCATCCCGATCGAAACCGTTGGCGCCACCTGCGCCATGAGCGACGCGGGGGGCAACCTGCTCTTCTACACCAACGGCGGGCAGGTGCGCAACAAGAATCACCAACTCATCGAAAATGGCGACAGTTTGAACGTTTCTCCGGGTGAGTACCCCGGCCTAAACGGTACGCAGGCTGCATACCCACTGACAAGCACGCTGCTAATTTTGCCCGGCACGCACAACAAGGACTGGTACCACATCATCCACCTCACCCATGTGTGGTGCGGACCCGCGCTGCCGGGTATCTGTAAGCGCCCGCTTTTGCATACGCTCGTGGATATGTCGGCAAACAATGGCGCGGGGAAAGTGGTGTTCAAAAACAAAATACTCTACGACACTTGGGCCATGGACAAGCCCATCGCTGTCAAACACGCAAACGGAAGAGATTGGTGGATTATGATGTCCGACCACCTTACCGACCTGCACCACACTCTGCTGTTTAACGATATGGGCGTAATAGATTCTTTTACACAAGTCGCCGGCTACAAGCCCGACCCGGCCGTCAAGCGGGACGCCGGTGGGAACAACGTCTTCTCCCCCGACGGCAGCGTGTATGTGGACTCCGACTCCCGCAACGGCCACCGCATCTTCGACTTCGACCGCTGCACGGGCCGGTTGAGCAACTTTCGCTGGATACAGTTGCCCGCGCAGCAGCCCTTTGGCGGGGCGGCCATATCGCCCAACTCCCGCTTCCTGTACATCACCGCCAGCGTGTGGGCCATGCAGTACGACCTATGGGAGACCGACGTGGCGGCATCGGTGGATACGGTGGCCGTGTGGGACGGGTTTTGCTCACCTTGTCCAAGCGCAAACACTACTTTTGGCGAATGCCAGTTGGGCATGAACGGGAAAATTTATGTCATTCCAAACAATAGCGTTTACCATATCAATTATATCGAATCCCCGGATGTAAAAGGTGTCGGCTGCAATTTCGTGCAGCATGGCTTTGAACTGCCCAATCTATTTGTCCTTGCCACTCCCGTCCACCCCAACTACCGCCTCGGCGCGCTGGCCGGCTCGCCCTGCGACACCCTCACGGTCAGCGCCAATGAGGCGACAAAGCCGCATGAGGGCTTGCGCCTCTACCCCAGTCCGGCGCAAGAGCGGGCGGTGCTGGAACTGCCCGAAACGTGGACGCGCCACGGAGCGGCGGAGTACCGGCTCTACAACACGATTGGCGCGCTGGCGCGCGGCGGTACGGTAGCAGAAGGCACTAAAACGGTGTTCGTTCCGCTCGCAGGCCTGCCCGGAGGGCTATATGTCTGCCAGGTATGGCGCGACGGACGGGTGCTTGGCGCCTCTAAATTATCCATAGTCAGGTAGTTGCAGGGTTTACGGGCTTCTATTTTTCAAAAAGTGCACAAAGCAGACTAATAAATAATGCCACTAACTTTGCATGGCCGCCGATAGCCGCTAAGCGCGGCTACCGCGTCCATGCCACCGAAGGCGGGTTTGTGTGGCGGGGCCGGGCATTTTTGATTAAGTCGCCATAGTCATTTTTTGAAAAACCGTCTTGAAAATGGCAAAAGCCACTTCGACAATCAAGGATTGACAAAATGCCTTTGTGTGACCCATTTTTCAAAACTTGACTGCCACCAACTACGCATAACCGACTATTGCTCCTAAAAAGTCACAACAGCGTTTATGCTGCCGAAAACGCATCAAAATCGTTATAAGGACCCTTATATCACCCTTTTATTGCGATGTCATTCCTTTCCACCGATTCGAACCGATTCGGGATTGGGAAGAGGAATAGTCGCCCTAAGAAAGGAAACAAAGCGCATTCTTTGGATAAATTTTTGATACGTTCGCTACAGGGGAGAGAACCGTCGAGATATGAGAAATGCGTATCAGAATTTGTAATCCAAGTACCACTGAAAGTGTTCCTCAATAAGCGCATTCTTTTCTGCTCGCAGGTATTGAAGAAAAGCAGCGGCCACAGGCGATAGTTTTTTTTCTTTCAGCCAGACCAAGCGCCAATTGGTCACGATGGGCAGCCCCTGCGAGGGAATGACGTGCAGTACACCTGCCTGCAATTCGTTTTTGATGCCAATGAGCGGGATGATGGAGTAGCCAATGCCCGCGACGACGGCCTGCTTGACCGCTTCATTGGAGGTCAATTCGATTTGTTTGCGACCTGTCACCTCGTTGAAGTAGCGGTCCATGGAAACCCGCGTGGCCGAACCAGCCTCCCGAAATATGAGCGGCGCATCGGGGTTGTACTGAGGAGTGTTCCCCACCAAGTATAGTTTGTTTTCCAGCAGTTGTTCCTCGTTGATGTCAATGCCCAAGGGCAGCACGGAGACAAGTGCAAAATCTATCTCGTTTTTTGTCAAACTGTTGATGACACGCTGTTTGTTCGTCACGTCCAGCACCAAATCTATGTCCGGGTGCCGCGCCAAAAAATTGCTTAGGAAATAAGGCATGACATACTTGCCAGTGCTCGCCGACGAAATTTTGAGTTTCCCAGTCAGCAGCCCTTGATACGATTTGGTGCGGTAGTTTATGGCCTCGGCTTCCTGTAGCACGTTGTCGGCCACCTCCGCGATAGCCCGCCCATAGTCTGTCACAAACAGCTTTTTGCCTACTATCTCCGTCAGCGGTATGTCGAACTGCTGCTGGAAATTCCGCAACTGTATCGAAACGGCAGGCTGCGTCATGTGCAGCGACTCGGCGGCGCGGGTCACGCTTTCGTGTTTCACGACCTCTACGAAAACTTGGAGTTGGCGGAGGGTGTAGTTCATGACAAAATGGGAAAACGCCGCTGTGGTGCGACGCATTTCGTTGGCAAAATTAGGGCGATACAATTGAAGTTTTCAAATTTTAATAAAAATAACTTATCAAAATAATTGAAAACATAAATAAATACTTATCCAACGATGCCCATACCTTTGCCTCAACATCATTCAAATTTGAGTAACTATGCAAAAAATAACTTTCGCAAAAGGCGACGGCATCGGCCCTGAAATCATGGATGCCACCTTGAAAATCCTGAACGCCGCTGGTGCCCGCATCGAGTGGGAAGAGATTGAAGTAGGGGAAAAAGTGTATCTCTCCGGCAACACCAGCGGAATCAGTGCCGACGCTTGGGACAGCCTGCGCCGCAACCGGGTGTTCTTGAAAGCCCCCATCACCACCCCACAAGGCTCAGGCTACAAGAGCTTGAACGTGACCATGCGCAAAACCCTCGGTTTGTATGCCAACGTCCGTCCTTGCAAGAGCTTCTACCCGTTTGTGCGCACCAAGCACCCGCAGCTGGACGTGGTCATTATCCGCGAAAATGAAGAAGACCTCTACGCGGGCATCGAGCACCAGCAGACTGACGAAGTGGTGCAGTGCCTGAAAATCATCACCCGACCCGGCTGCGAAAAAATCGTTCGATACGCCTTTGAATACGCCCGCCTATACAAGCGCAAAAAAGTGAGCTGCTTGGTCAAAGACAACATCATGAAGCTGACCGACGGACTTTTCCACCGCGTCTTTAAGGAAATCGCCGCCGAATATCCCGATGTGGAGTCCGACAGCTGGATTGTGGACATCGGCGCGGCCCGACTGTCCGACACGCCCGAAATTTTCGACGTGGTGGTGACTCCCAACCTGTATGGCGACGTGATTTCCGACATCACCGCCCAAATAAGCGGCTCGGTGGGCTTGGCTGGCTCGGCCAATATCGGAGAATCCTGCGCCATGTTCGAGGCCGTTCATGGCTCGGCGCCGACCATCGCGGGGCAAAACGTGGCCAACCCATCCGGCCTGCTTCGCGCCGCCTGCATGATGCTCAACCATATCGGCCAGCCCGATGTGGCAGAGCGTGTGCTGAACGCTTGGTCGTGCACCATTGAAGAGGGCATCCACACCCCAGACATCTACACCGAGGGCATCAGCCGCGTCAAGGTGGGTACCCAAGAATTTGCCGATGCCATCATCGAGCGTCTGGGGCAAAAGCCGAAACAACTGCAATCTTCCGAGTTCGCTCGCGGCGTGAAACTGAACGTGGGTGCCTACCACCGCCGCCAACCGGCACAGAAAGTACTCAAAGGAGTGGACATCTTCGTGGACTGGAAGGGCCAAAACCCAGAGGAATTGGCCGAGAAAATGCGGAAGCTGGACAACGAAATAAAATTGACCATGATTACCAACAGGGGGGTCAAGGTTTGGCCCAACGGTTTTTCCGAGACCTTCTGCACCGACCACTGGCGCTGCCGCTTCGAGGTGGAGAACGGGCATCCTGCGGATAAAAGGAACATACCCGCCATGTTGAGCGAAGCCATCGCCGAAGGGCTTGATGTCATCAAAACAGAAAACTTGTACGAGTTCGACGGCGTAAAAGGCTTCTCGCTCGGACAGGGACAATAAACACAGGGCAAACACAGCCATCCATAGACAGACAAAGTATCTAATCATGAAAACGAGGCTTTCTCCCGAGCGTTCTGATGGCCTTGCACAACAGTTTATCGGCCCTGCCATCGCGTGTTTGGCCATCGTATTGTGCGCTTACCAGAACTTCCCCATTAGGGCTGAATTACTGAGTGCCAGTTTTATCTTTCTGTTCCTCTCCGTGATTTCCAATCGCCCAAAATCATCAACGGCCGCTTTGGGCAGACGCAAGACCGCGTCTCGCGCCTATCATCATAGCATCTCCGACGCGGCAGGTTAAGAGTGACGTGTTTCGATAGGCGTTCCCTCGTCGTATTACCGCTCGGGGGAACGCCTTCTTTTTCGGCCGACAAGCTTGCGTCACAACTGCGCATTGTTTCTTTCTTTGCAACCAACGAAACAATGTATCGCATGAAAAACATTTGCCTTGCTGCTTTCACTTCCTTACTCGCTGCTCAAACTGCTTCCGCTCAAGCTCCCGTCATCGCTGCCGCCAACCCATCATCCAACACGGTGGAACAATGGGACAAATTCGAGGTGCAACTCGAGGTGAGCGCCATCTGGTCGAACCCTTACGACTACGACGAAATCCGAGTGGTTTGTACCTTCTCCGCTCCCGACGGCCAACTCCATGTCGTGGAAGGTTTTTTTATGCAGCATTACCAACTCAATGCGTCCAATGGCACGCTAACACCTGTTGGGAGCGGGGCTTTCAGGGTTCGTTTCTCGCCCAACAAAGTCGGGACTTGGCAATATGCGCTTTCCTGCACCAATACCTCGGGGACAGGTACTTTCCCCACGCAGTCGTTTCAATGCGTGGCACCCACGGGATTGCACAACAAAGGTTTTCTGCGAGCAGACCAAAGCAACTACCTGCATTTCGACGATGCGACACCCTATATCGCCATTGGGGAAAACATCGCCTGGCAACAAAACAACACAGTCCTTGACTATCAAAAATGGCT
This genomic interval from Saprospiraceae bacterium contains the following:
- a CDS encoding right-handed parallel beta-helix repeat-containing protein, with amino-acid sequence MSHNNAPAPGPDPFGAYYTVDCRRVGIGFRCDPGASLASNVDIFDNNVGIKVAGGDGILLEGPNPGAGNVKVRNNSVSLHHTGGRSGIHLLNFRGAEVKEGNAVTVKNFFHTKGVWLEASANNTLDANTVTYNQQPTWSVSGVQLDNSPANAVTNNHIHNTGAALLFNGDCSAKNQIRCNHFHNSLYGIHYTDMARTGNQENTSNRWESAGYNPGGGLTGARHDSPDKDFVQLSQYQTLQGTSTQYPRTFELQPGILPSDWFTLGADAPCGPTPPQIISEGEEMAAGTGIATGNDFEDGYNWVSRRLLYRKLRENPALASSSTVIQDFYQNAPGTNVGAYDHVDERLMTAAPLSAVAEQQLLTYQTAAANAAAIMAVKEDAIWNGSPTAAELQILLGEFATAAGDYAAANAQINALLANWRSGLSAEIDGAGTENAGLNSVETWESREKTLNALWLGKVRNGQWLTGADLAYIRETAEMCPWDGGFGVYKARMLWNRLSDETLTPSDCAGAYREGPKQAKAAGFRLYPNPAQEQVALELPAEWTRDGAAQYRLYNALGSLAHSGTAAKGAETMLVPLAGLPDGLYVCQVLRDGKVLGTAKLSILKN
- a CDS encoding trypsin-like peptidase domain-containing protein; amino-acid sequence: MKKASDFSFLGRANGLIFFTVCYLILPNTGLSQVPTVVLNGNSITDFIPLHSEKYVEPKLLPEVDIAAVLAEDLANGVEIPRFGIKIPTSVSKNEGEAENNGGFIIWKKSFTAPDAKSLNFEFTDLELPEGAKIYVYNSIETMYSGPIERKHVHEGKYSTDVIRGNEVIVEAVVPKEAYPSFAVNISNVIYGFQDIGGFQDNTAEDRAYNDSGTCNVDVNCPSGAGWGNQRDAVAMLLQNNVGFCSGALINNSCQDFDAFLLTAFHCLQGASGFLNWTFRFNYNSPNPTTPACRGAEPTTWLTYSGANLRASWATSDFALLELTGSIIGQSTTALAGWNRETTASTNGTSIHHPHGDVKKISTYNTPATRVDNTPLVPGALHWRVTWNEGVTEPGSSGSPLFDQNSRIVGQLSGGPSICGGATLQDLYGRFDNSWTGGGTSTTRLSDWLGANGNPQTLNAIRAPFINGTSPVCTSNKTFSLTNLDTGRTVTWAVLPTNLFATGSGAATSGSGTTATLRAASSNSSGSATLSFTIDPLSNCNGAIVVSIPIWVGTPKATLEGDDYLCFNSPGVASLDFGLGTTPLLQGASVSWSFVGPLGHLYGGPAIAKYKSLRTAGYGYITASLTNSCGTTQLSFPYEVADCGGIGRGLSIQTFPNPSRGTTTISVTEEPDDNSSRRPVQVIEGEYKIYNKFGRLAIKGNLISNDQEIDTSLLSPDTYILEIQREGARASTKLMIIK
- a CDS encoding T9SS type A sorting domain-containing protein, with protein sequence MAKYKFLVVFQLLTISVVYGQSGTFNMAISLPYPRSNFEQFIVIEDTLIGYGTCFNNDTEWKQGVFVAKLDSSGNILKHNFILDAQGDLLATDKAWGNIIHTADGGYAAIAATVGRKSAFLIKLDHELQVEFIKEYPDTVNLSNYFYKLLETPGGYLLYGSIQRPDYYGDGFIHYVDKLGETIWFKYVDHTDYSNGVVSLQRLSDSLYIYGMVNGVTPSSSNSSLHLIDINGDILKSWITPPEPEIGYLRKIIPLPNDDILIYGLMVVETINNSKRVQPTLSKLDSSFQTKWISHFGHIGSLNASVMLWDFAPTSDGHYIGAGETLVKEGNDPTRRVGWLYKFSTDGDSIWERKINAPFLPLYFTNSGFFAGVGVLSSGNIIAGGSTNEGNTQYCWLVKVTNDGCLDTLFCQPVSTVVQPDNKPFQVDIYPVPASSYFNIQSPVEIRQVTVLDAWGKLVLKRQNVGTFARIDLPTSLPTGVYFVEIQDEDGNSIRKKVYINK
- a CDS encoding LysR family transcriptional regulator; this encodes MNYTLRQLQVFVEVVKHESVTRAAESLHMTQPAVSIQLRNFQQQFDIPLTEIVGKKLFVTDYGRAIAEVADNVLQEAEAINYRTKSYQGLLTGKLKISSASTGKYVMPYFLSNFLARHPDIDLVLDVTNKQRVINSLTKNEIDFALVSVLPLGIDINEEQLLENKLYLVGNTPQYNPDAPLIFREAGSATRVSMDRYFNEVTGRKQIELTSNEAVKQAVVAGIGYSIIPLIGIKNELQAGVLHVIPSQGLPIVTNWRLVWLKEKKLSPVAAAFLQYLRAEKNALIEEHFQWYLDYKF
- a CDS encoding NADP-dependent isocitrate dehydrogenase yields the protein MQKITFAKGDGIGPEIMDATLKILNAAGARIEWEEIEVGEKVYLSGNTSGISADAWDSLRRNRVFLKAPITTPQGSGYKSLNVTMRKTLGLYANVRPCKSFYPFVRTKHPQLDVVIIRENEEDLYAGIEHQQTDEVVQCLKIITRPGCEKIVRYAFEYARLYKRKKVSCLVKDNIMKLTDGLFHRVFKEIAAEYPDVESDSWIVDIGAARLSDTPEIFDVVVTPNLYGDVISDITAQISGSVGLAGSANIGESCAMFEAVHGSAPTIAGQNVANPSGLLRAACMMLNHIGQPDVAERVLNAWSCTIEEGIHTPDIYTEGISRVKVGTQEFADAIIERLGQKPKQLQSSEFARGVKLNVGAYHRRQPAQKVLKGVDIFVDWKGQNPEELAEKMRKLDNEIKLTMITNRGVKVWPNGFSETFCTDHWRCRFEVENGHPADKRNIPAMLSEAIAEGLDVIKTENLYEFDGVKGFSLGQGQ